The Lycium ferocissimum isolate CSIRO_LF1 unplaced genomic scaffold, AGI_CSIRO_Lferr_CH_V1 ctg1532, whole genome shotgun sequence genomic sequence AATTGTTAAAAGGATGAATCCTAACATAATTGTAATTCCTCCGATGTTACTTTTGCTCAAGCCTACTATTTAGGACTTTTTCATGttacttttccttatttgtttgttttaagaTAGTGAACTTAAATACTATACACACAAAGGGAACCAAAATACGAATTCTTTGAAAGCTAGAACATCTTTAAACAAGGAAGGACGAAGTAAGAAGAACATGGATAAAGTAATTATTATAGGACGTAAAATTATTTTGTACGTAGGTTTTAAATTCCAGGATTGATATCTTAATACCttgtaattattattaattcacataagaaaaaatttataaattttttacttattttaaagtCCTAAATATTCAGAAAATAATTAACTAACAACTAATACAGTTATAACTattaaatctttccttatttggaAGATGTAAGAACTCCtaatatttagtattttagaattaactaaaattttgctttttaaatctttccttatttcaatatataaatcctttatttaaactatttttccATCCAAGCTTTTCAATTCACTATAGACGTGTCCAAGAAAAAATTAAGGGTCTAGATACATTTCGATGTAATGAAATAGCAAATAGGAGAAGATAATTAAACTCAAACGAATGATTGTAATTAGATTTTTTCAATTTggttaaaaaattgaaaactcaCTCTGGTTTTGTCATTGTCGACTTTTACATTACCAATTTAGCTTCTTATTTTGATCTTATTCAAGAGTGCacttatgcttatttcattattttacgTCCATGATAACTATAGTAAAGTTTCTTTTGTAGTTTATGTATAGCAAATTGGCAAATAACATCCTGATAGTATTCCAATTGTATTCCTAATTAACAACATAATTGTAATACAATGGTTTTGTCATTTAAATGAAAGTTGCAATTTTAACGTCCATTTCTATTTtacatatttattctttttgtataaattttttaatttattgacacgTGCAACCAGGGGCGGAGCCACGTTAGCTCCAGgatgttcatccgaaccccctcggcgaaaaattacagtgtattttcaaagttaaaattattttattatgtatatatcgTAAATGTTGAACCCCTTGACTTCTTCATATAtttaccttttagaatttttgaacccctagatgaaaattctggctccgccactgcgtGGAACGCACGTATGCTAAAATTAGTTTTCCTAAATACATGACGTAATTTACTcactccaaattccaaaacattaaaaaaaaacaacacacacactttttcttttcctttttttattttaaaaaaggaaactaCACATGGCAAATAAGGGAGCTATATCTCTATAAATACCAAGCCAACCTTTCCCCTTATTTCCTATCTACGTAAGAAATCCAATTCGGACAGACTCCATTATCACCAACCAAAAAAAACTTCTCCTTCTCTCTATCTAGAACCTTCCTTTCCCTCAATTTCATGTGAATAGATTTTCTTTGATCAAATATTGTCATACGTATGAAGTGTTTGATCAAGCTGGGTTCCACTTCAAATTCCATTAATCACTTCTTTACTtgtcttttcatctttcttctcCATTATTCCCCTCACTCTTTCTTTGACCATTCCAGCTCTAATAATACTAGTATTAATTCTCTTATTCtcagattattattattattattaattccCTTTAATTCTAATTATAATCGCCCATCATCTCATGGATTCTCAACACAACAAGAGTAATCGTCAACTCCAAACAggttcttctcttttttttaatgTGGTTTTTTTTGTCGGTGATTTATTTTGGTTTTACCTGATTCCGTTGTCTTTTAGCGTGATCAATAAGGTTCTGAAGttcaattaaaattttttttttttatcttagtATTTTTGAAGAGCTGAATCGATGATTCTTATGCTTTTACTTAGATTTAGTTGATTTTTACCATGTGTGGTTAATTAGATTCTGCAGGGTTTTAGTATGTAGTTGTGTTataatatatttcaattaagtTTGTATTGTTCCAGCTGGAAAATGATCATTGACTTTTGATTCTATGATAATGAAACCCTTTAGTTTTCTTATTAAAAAGagaaagcttttttttttttttttttatattttcgaAAAAGGAGAAAACTTTGTTCACAGatgattcatatagccgacttCAACTTGTTTGGAACAGAGAATCAGTTGTTATTGTATaatataagaataaaaataagagCTTTTGCAGTTTTGAAGTTGCAAAGAATATGCTTTTTAACATACTTGTTGTTGTGACGTGGGCCGCTTTCTTTAAGGCTTCAAAATGTCCACTGACAGGTATCTGGGGCCCACTGAGAATTGTTCATTGGCTACTTTTGATCTAGCTAGATTAGGAGTTGCATTATTACTTTTGATTTGATTAGATCATTACTATTAAGCAAATGGATTAGACGACAatttgttatattatatttgttaaCTACAAATTGACTAATGACGAATAAATTACGTTGATCTGCTGCCGTTTTGAGTTTATTGGACAATGACGGATCGTTATTGCCCTTCAAGTTATTTCTAGTTCTAGTAGATCATTGTGAGATTTATCTAACTCCACTTTTAATTGTGATTGCTAGTCCTGGTACGCAATTTTAGTCCTTTATCGTAAGAATGATAATGGGATTTATATAGTTGCTATGCTACTGTCGGCTCAGTTAACAGATCAAAGAGACGATTTCATTCACTAATTATTGGTAGTTGATTCTTGATTAGAAGTGCAGGATGGCAACCTTTTATTTGGAGGATTTTATATGCCACTTTGTCATCCTTTGATTTGCCGTTTATTTAATGACCTTAAATATGCATGTTTGCCTAATTACTGGTTTTTTCTGTTACTTAGCAACTTGTCTGACtgagtttttgtttttgtcttcTAGCTCCTTGCTTCTCAAATCCTGGACAGAGGGCTGATGCTTCACCATCTGTCATTGTGATTGGTGGTGGAATTGCCGGCCTTGCAGCTGCTCGGGCTCTTCACGATGCATCATTTCAGGTATGCATGTAGAAAAGCATGTCTTCACTTAGTTGGCTTGAATAATGATGTTTATGTCTAACAAAGGTAATATTTTCCTGTAGGTGGTTGTTTTGGAATCTCGAGATAGAATTGGAGGCCGAATTCACACTGAATACTCATTTGGTTTTCCTGTTGACTTGGGTGCATCCTGGTAACGAGTTCTACTCTTTGCTTTTGCTTTACAACCATGGCTTTTCTTTTTTACTGACAGAAATTAAGTACCTCCTCTTTGCTTGCTATGGAAATTAATTGGCTGATTGTTTTAGGTTACATGGTGTCTGCAAAGAGAATCCTTTGGCACCTCTCATTGGAAGACTAGGACTACCTCTCTATCGTACAAGTGGTGACAATTCTGTGTTGTATGACCATGATCTAGAGAGGTTTGTATTTCATGCTCTTCTTACCTCTCACATGCCGAGTTTTTCTTAATGTACAGCAGATTCGCGCCCAAACACATGCATTGGCTTTTGATATTATATTTCTAAATTTGGTTATATCATTGATTGCATAACTATTTCCCTGACCTATTAAGTAATATATATTCATCTGACCTAGCTTTAATTCTTCAGTTATGCTCTTTTTGACATGGATGGTAATCAAGTTCCTCAGGACTTAGTGACTAAAGTTGGCGAAACATTTGAGAGCATTTTGAAAGAGGcatgttctctctctctccccacCTCTATCTCTCTCGCCGCACCTTCATTTCTTGTGAACTCTGTAATGTGGAATAtctatttctttcttcatgGAAAAGAATGTTGTTACATGTGTTTAAAATTTATGGTGCTATGGATATTTTCTAATGAGATCTGGTTCACTTTTGCTGCAGACTGATATAATTAGACAAGAATTTAGCGAAGACATGTCTATTAGCCGCGCTATATCAATGGTTTTTGATAGGAGACCAGACTTAAGGTACCATTTAGTTCTGTTTTATTAATATACTGATCTCCTCCCCCTAAAGTAAActgaaaagaataagaaaaacacaacttgctctttttttttttttttttttggttacagGCTCGATGGCATAGCTCATAAGGTGTTGCAGTGGTACCTTTGCAGAATGGAAGGCTGGTTTGCTGCAGATGCTGATACCATCTCACTCAAGTGCTGGGACCAGGTAGTTTTCTTTGGCTCCTTTTAGGGGAAAGAACCTGTTGGGAGAGTGCTTATATCTGACAGACAATTACTTGCCGAGGCCACTGGATAACTAGGTTAATATATAGAAATGCTCTTGTTGTAGCAAAGCAGTTTGTTCAGAAAGAGTAACGTTTCTCTACttttttgcatatggttgctgtGACGTCTGTTTGCGTAACATATTAGAAATGATACCATTGGATGATTAAAGAAacaccttgatgatgatatagaaTAGAAATTGGATTTTGATATTAGTGAGCATGATAGTTGGCCAAGATTGAATATCATTAGGGTAAAACAAAGCCTCCGTTAACAATAATTCCAGGTCCTATTATGGTAACTGGCTGTCAAAAATTATGTCTACCATGATAGTTGGCCAAGATTGAATATCATTAGGGTAAAACAAAGCCTCCGTTAACAATAATTCCAGGTCCTATTATGGTAACTGGCTGTCAAAAATTATGTCTACCATGTTGATGCATCATACTAGTTCTGCTGTTCTCACAAGATTTCAGCTCAAAAATGTGTTTTCTTTGCTTAGTTAATATCTAAGTTCTTCAGTAATAGGAGCAAATGTATGAGGGTTACCCTTCTTGGTCTGCTGCGTGTCCTAACATGCAACCTTGAATGCCCTACACCTCTTTTGGTTATGGCACTGCCAAACTGGTAACCCTGGTCAGACATTGGCTGACGTAAGAAGACTATCCCTTTGACCAGTTTCCAGTCCGTCCAAATTTATAGATAAGGCTTACCCATTCAGTTTTGTGATATACAGGAAGAATTGCTTCCTGGAGGGCATGGTCTTATGGTTCGAGGATATCGTCCTGTCATCAACACACTAGCGAAAGGGCTTGATATTCGCTTAAGTCACAGGTAAGAGGAACCTACCTCTTGACATCTCTGTTTCTGCACCTCCTCCCCTCTATAGAAAACTAGAAAACAGTCTGAACGACTAATTTGTTGCTTTCGGGGTCTTTCTCAGGGTTACGCAAGTAGTAAGACGTTATAATGGAGTGAAAGTGACTGTTGAGGATGGGAGAACTTTTGTAGCTGATGCTGCTGTTATTGCTGTTCCTCTTGGTGTTTTAAAATCGAATCGGATCAAGTTTGAACCCAGATTACCTGAATGGAAAGAGGCTGCCATCAATGAACTAGGTGTAGGGATTGAGAACAAGATTATTCTGCACTTTGAGAAGGTGTTTTGGCCGAATGTTGAATTCTTGGGGGTAGTTGCAGAGAGCTCATATGAATGTAGTTACTTTTTGAATCTTCACAAGGCCACTGGCCATAATGTCCTAGTTTATATGCCTTCGGGACAGCTGGCCCGTGACATTGAGAAACTGTCAGATGAAGATGCTGCTAATTTTGCTTTTAAGCAACTTCAGAGGATTCTTCCCAATGCTACTACTCCGGTAATGTTTTAATATCTTCGTGCTCCtgcttcttccatttttttttttcttctcttagGTTTCAGAGAAACCTAGTAAGGATTACTAGAAATGATTTTGTCCTGGCCCTGCTTATATTTGAGCTTTCTTGTATTTCCAATTTGAGTCCTGGAAATCAGTTGGAACCTTTTCAAGAGATTGCATTTGGTTAGCTTGAGATTCTGTTAACTGATTGGTTTGTTACTGGAGCAAGAGAATTACTCTAGGAAGCAAATATTGTCTGTCTTGCTTTCCTATTATATAATGATATTCATGTAGCTAACTATCTTTTCGATCTGGTCTTGCTGCAGGTCCAACATCTTGTTTCTCATTGGGGTACAGATGTAAATTCATTTGGATCCTACAGCTACGATACAGTAGGGAAGCCTCATGAGTTCTATGAATGGCTGAGAATACCAGTGGATAACATATTTTTTGCTGGGGAGGCGACGAGTATGGATTACCCAGGTTCTGTGCATGGTGCATATTCAACAGGACTAATGGCTGCCGAGGACTGCAGGATGCGTGTCCTAGAGCGGTACGGAGAGTTGGATCTGTTCCAGCCAGTCATGGGTGAGGATGCTCCTGTTGCTGTCCCCTTATTGATCTCCCGTATGTAACTACTATAGTTCCAATGGCTAACACATCATGTGCTGATTGCTTAGTGAAAATTGTGGAAACCACAAGGTTCCTCAATGAATGATCAAGCGTTAGCGACATGTGTATAGTCATCTGTATGCAGTATTTATTGCATTTCTAAGTGAATTAGGAGACAGGACAAGGTTGCTATATTGAAGGTTTATATGGTACAATGGTGCAGCTGCGGAAGTCACCCGTGGAGATGGGGTCAGACTTGTAACATCTGCAAATTGTGGTGCTTAAGTGCACCTTTCAGTTTAATAGCTACTGTGTGTAACATGAATTATGCTATAAGATAAGATGTGGTGTGTTCTTTTCCTAAGACGATTTATTCTTTTTTGGCGTCATTTCATACCTGATTTCTGCagtattatgcattatattggTCAAAGGAAGTGAAATTACATCATGCGGATGAGCTCTGCAAATCGAAATTGTCAATTTTGCTGAACATTCCTCAATTTTAAGAttgtatttgaaaaatcaagcaGCCCTTCCCACCTTGGATACGAGggacaaaaaataaagaccagtGTTATGTACTTGAAGATTGAAAGAGAAATATTCAAAATTAAGAATTAGAAGTGGACTCGAAAAGTGGAACTCTTTATTAATTCAATCGAAGGATTACAACTGAATTAACTAATGTACACCTACATAGCTGAACTACAATGACATGTAATGGAGAAATTAGGGTAACCAGAAGAATAGTAGAAGAAGAATAGAGAAGAAGATAACTAGGGAAGAAGAAAATCCCGATGAGAAAATATTTGTGAAAATCTAAAAATTGTCCTAGCTCCTATCTATTGGAGTACTTAGTTGAGCTGAAGTAAACCGTTGATCTCTTCTAATCTTCACCGTCCAGATGCACCGAATTAACTAACTCATTAAACATTTGTCCTGTCCTACGTCGCCACGTGTCCCCCTAATTCCGAACCCTTATTTAACTTACAGCTCATTTCTTCAGCACAATTGCGAACATAACAATCTCTTCCCCTTAAAAATGACCTTGTCCTCAGGATCGATTCTCAGGTACAAATTGGGAAAATTAACTCCGGATATAGCTCCAATCTTCCATGTCGATTCATCGGGACCCAGATTAGTTGCAGTTCCCTAGAGAAAGATTAAAAGGATTTCAAATGTCAAATGCTTCCTTGGATATACGTTGTCTGTGTAATCTAGTGACCTCTGCCTTTCTTTGGTTAGTGCTTGAAACAGGACCATGTTAAGTGCTTCCCTCGTCAAGATATAATCCTCCCTATGTGAACCCGAAAATCTGACTAGTCCAAGAGCAAACAGAAATTGTGGGAAATTTAATTGTAAACTAACTCTTTTGAACCAATTGCCCCATCCAAAAGCATTTTTTAATTCCTCCATGGCTATAGCAGCACCAAAGGTCACATTTTCTTGATTCATGTACTTTTCTATGTTCAGCTCTATAAGTAAATGGAAGTCCAAACTCCCAATCGAGTTTCCACCTGGGTCAAAAGTAAATTGCAAGCTCTTTATCAACATATTGAGTCAAACACCCTCATCATTAGCAGAACTATTAATACAAAAAGCAAACAACCACCGTTCTTGTTCAGCTTGTGCATTACTAAGAGTTGCACCAATGGATCCATATTGCATCCGAAAATCACCATCATACCCATGGCACACTTTGAATTTTTGGCAATGAACAACATGGTGTCCTATCCCCAGCCGATTCTGCAATATTACCGAGCAacattatttgaaaatgatgaaatacAACATTAACCTTCGTTGGCTGCTCAATGTTGGTTGTTGTATCCAAATTGCGCTGCATATAAATGTTCTGATCAGTCCTGCTAGGTGCTATTTCAATGTGACTGTTTGTGCAAATCAAATGTCCATGTTCTGTTTGATGAGGTGACATCTCTCCTGCTCGCCTTATGAACATCTCACTGACTAATATATTGTCAATATTCCATGTTTCAAAATGTCGATGCTGTGTCACTACCACCAGGTTAACAagctcgtttggccaataagcttgatcACCAAGTGGATAGAAGTGGCCGAAATATGCTTTGAGGTAACTTTTGACGCTATATTCTAATGCCACGTAACTTGATACCGTTTTTCCCATTGCCTCGAAACACTTGACGGCATGAGAACACGGCATGTGGTATGTctgccacttaccacaactaCACGTTCTCATGCCCTCATAAACGGTATGTAAGTTTCCTTCCAGACCTTCATAATAACCTGTCCTGACTTCATACACACATTTAGCATAGTTATACTCGGTCATCTTGTGCAGCTCCATTTTTTCTTGTTCATCATTTTTTTaggttttggcatccatctcCCACCCGCTGCTAATATGACTTTGGCATGCTTTGTTCTTGTCACAAATTGCTCCACAAGTTAtgtgaaagtcattctcaccattgcagTAACGGGCAATCCCCGAGCAGATTTTAGCAAACTATTGAATGACTCCGAGCTATTTGTTGTAAGCATCCCCAATCTCCTGCCTTCATCAACACGTAatgtccatttttcaacttcgatTGCCTTCAACCAATTATATGCTTCTGGACTCACTGCCTTGATCATCTCCATCCTTacaagccatttttttttgttgatgctccatcgcagccgcccacatcaatttgtttagtgtGCTATTTCCAAACTTCGTTTGAAAATTTGTCTTTatgtgccttaaacaatagcgaTGGTAAGAAAAGGGAGGTTGCCACCCCTCCGAAGTAGGCATATTGTGCAATAGGCCTTGATGTCGATCAGATAACACGCATATGCCCAtacgatccttaataatatACCGCCTCAAATGTGTCAAAAACATCCTCCATGtctcgttgctctcgttagcggcaattgcgaaagcaagagggaatatcgacccattggcatccattcctacTGCAATCAGTAGCTTGATGTTGTATGCACCATAGACATGCATGtcatctatggatatgactagtcggcagtgagcaaaaccatcaatacaTGGTTTGAACGTCTAAAACACAAAGTTGAAAATATCACGCGTGCTTTAAgcctccactctacaacaagtATTTGCAAAGCATTGAATTTTTGTAGAGCTGTCATATACCTTGGCAACGTCTGGAAAGAGCCCTCTCAATTTCCATAAATACTCTAtactttactcccgaagtagtaaatactgaaatttactcccgaagtagcaaACCCAGAAATCTGCTCCCGAAGTAGCAAATTTTGATCTCTACTATTGTTTATCTCATGACACCAGCAGTGTTGaactaaaatttcttttatgataccaGCAGTATTTAAGCAATATTGTTAGTACAAAATTAATCAAGGCTCCAGAAGAGCTAACTATATCCAGAAGATCATGACACCAATAGTGTCCAAACAATATttgattatggagaataaattaaagACTCCTGAAGAGCTTATATACTATTATGTTATTCGTTCGTGGTTGTATTATATGAAGTTGTTATGATCGAAATACAAGTTgtagtaaacccgaagtttactaaagtaaatgaCTATCATATTGTAGCTATTAATGATGGGATATCTTCaaatatcttcaaaatcatGGTGGGTAAGAAATATCTATGGGAAAGGTTACTCTCTTTTTTCTCCAAACTGTACTACACAAATATAAGCTCGATGAAATCACATGCCATCGTAAACCAAAAGTTTATTGATACAAAAATGAATTCATGTTGTAGTAAATcggaagtttactaaaacaaatagcacatgtcatgttaaacttgaagtttactagtataaataattttattattcgGCATGAGCGATTTGGCCATCCgaattcaaatatgatgtgcagattgagtatttgacatatattgaagaactaaaagattcttcaaaaatttatttttgttacttgttctcatgataagttgattatactAGCTaatgttggaattgaattccctaaattctgaaaatatataaaaggtgaatatgggcccgttcACCTGTTTTGTGATattaaatagatgcatcaatGAGATGATCACATGTGCGTTTATTGTCAACCTGCAGTTTGACATTTATAAAattacttgctcaaaataattgagttaagagcacaattttcagattatgtaatcaagacaatccatcttgataatgctggtttatatcTAAGCTGGTTTGGCGTTAAATGCCTCCACtaaatagctaaaccattgcttatgagaacaaagcttcatgtgctggtctgagatatgatatattgtatacaacatcacttgtatgcttcagaccaataaattatgataaattctccctCACAATTGGCTCAGGATTAGGAACCAAATATTTCCATCTAAGGATTTTTTATgtgtggtatatgattaattaatctaccatgatgcacaaagatggattcccccaaagaagatgggatatatgttagtttttctaacataagaaGGGGAGAGAATAAGCAGCTAATAAATATGctatgatcctcattcaaagATAATTCAAGTTAAATGCTCGGAGCATTGCTGATCCAAAACTAATTTCATATTTCAGCTGCAAAATGCCCCTATTAACATTAatgtccctgaaggacagaGTATACAACATGCATGAAGCATGGTAGATCAATCGGTTCCAAATGAAATAATCGTTGAAAAGGGAGAGGAGCAAATGTCAAAGTGATCATAATAAGGAGACAATATGCTCTTGAAGAGaatacgacataacacttcataaaATCTCATGAGGGGTATAGGTAccaaaaataatgaaagtgacGAGATCTTAATAAGTTATGTCGCATTGCTaaccga encodes the following:
- the LOC132042427 gene encoding polyamine oxidase 2-like isoform X1 translates to MDSQHNKSNRQLQTAPCFSNPGQRADASPSVIVIGGGIAGLAAARALHDASFQVVVLESRDRIGGRIHTEYSFGFPVDLGASWLHGVCKENPLAPLIGRLGLPLYRTSGDNSVLYDHDLESYALFDMDGNQVPQDLVTKVGETFESILKETDIIRQEFSEDMSISRAISMVFDRRPDLRLDGIAHKVLQWYLCRMEGWFAADADTISLKCWDQEELLPGGHGLMVRGYRPVINTLAKGLDIRLSHRVTQVVRRYNGVKVTVEDGRTFVADAAVIAVPLGVLKSNRIKFEPRLPEWKEAAINELGVGIENKIILHFEKVFWPNVEFLGVVAESSYECSYFLNLHKATGHNVLVYMPSGQLARDIEKLSDEDAANFAFKQLQRILPNATTPVQHLVSHWGTDVNSFGSYSYDTVGKPHEFYEWLRIPVDNIFFAGEATSMDYPGSVHGAYSTGLMAAEDCRMRVLERYGELDLFQPVMGEDAPVAVPLLISRM
- the LOC132042427 gene encoding polyamine oxidase 2-like isoform X2 yields the protein MDSQHNKTPCFSNPGQRADASPSVIVIGGGIAGLAAARALHDASFQVVVLESRDRIGGRIHTEYSFGFPVDLGASWLHGVCKENPLAPLIGRLGLPLYRTSGDNSVLYDHDLESYALFDMDGNQVPQDLVTKVGETFESILKETDIIRQEFSEDMSISRAISMVFDRRPDLRLDGIAHKVLQWYLCRMEGWFAADADTISLKCWDQEELLPGGHGLMVRGYRPVINTLAKGLDIRLSHRVTQVVRRYNGVKVTVEDGRTFVADAAVIAVPLGVLKSNRIKFEPRLPEWKEAAINELGVGIENKIILHFEKVFWPNVEFLGVVAESSYECSYFLNLHKATGHNVLVYMPSGQLARDIEKLSDEDAANFAFKQLQRILPNATTPVQHLVSHWGTDVNSFGSYSYDTVGKPHEFYEWLRIPVDNIFFAGEATSMDYPGSVHGAYSTGLMAAEDCRMRVLERYGELDLFQPVMGEDAPVAVPLLISRM